A region from the Cryptosporangium arvum DSM 44712 genome encodes:
- a CDS encoding 3-hydroxyacyl-CoA dehydrogenase family protein, producing the protein MTQERGLAILGAGVMGTGITTLALAHGIPVTLIDVSDEVLADARDRVRQQLRHAQLMGAVPGAVAALTTSTDRGAVGNAVAVVEAVVEDVEVKTSLLGDVCARLDEGTPLVTNTSGIPIDELAKAVGRPHELVGIHFMNPAYLITTVEVARGSATGDAAMDTITALLARMGRRGIVVRDSPGFVTSRLLHPMINEAARIVGEGVTSAAAVDELMQACLGHPTGPLRTADLIGLDNLADALRALADRTGIDRYRPCELLEEKVAAGHLGRKSGQGFYEY; encoded by the coding sequence ATGACACAGGAGCGTGGTCTCGCGATCCTGGGCGCCGGCGTCATGGGCACGGGCATCACCACGCTCGCGCTCGCGCACGGCATCCCGGTGACGCTCATCGACGTCTCCGACGAGGTGCTCGCCGACGCGCGGGACCGGGTCCGGCAACAGCTGCGGCACGCCCAGCTGATGGGGGCCGTGCCGGGCGCGGTCGCGGCCCTCACCACGAGCACCGACCGCGGTGCCGTCGGGAACGCGGTCGCGGTGGTCGAGGCCGTCGTCGAGGACGTCGAGGTGAAGACGTCCCTGCTGGGTGACGTCTGCGCGCGGCTGGACGAGGGCACACCGCTGGTGACCAACACGTCCGGCATCCCGATCGACGAGCTGGCCAAGGCCGTCGGCCGGCCGCACGAACTGGTCGGGATCCACTTCATGAACCCCGCCTACCTGATCACCACGGTGGAGGTCGCCCGCGGTAGCGCGACCGGCGACGCGGCGATGGACACGATCACCGCGCTGCTGGCCCGGATGGGGCGGCGCGGCATCGTCGTGCGGGACTCCCCCGGCTTCGTCACCAGCCGGCTGCTGCACCCGATGATCAACGAGGCCGCCCGCATCGTGGGCGAGGGCGTGACGTCGGCGGCGGCGGTCGACGAGCTGATGCAGGCGTGTCTCGGCCACCCGACCGGGCCCCTGCGCACCGCCGACCTCATCGGACTGGACAACCTGGCCGACGCGCTGCGGGCGCTCGCCGATCGGACCGGCATCGATCGCTACCGGCCGTGCGAGCTGCTCGAGGAGAAGGTCGCGGCCGGGCACCTCGGGCGCAAGTCAGGTCAGGGTTTCTACGAGTACTGA
- a CDS encoding acyl carrier protein produces the protein MSTVPEQTERVSADVVEQELGAYLRERLNTPVPNDTDLFAAGLVNSMFAMELVVHLEGTYGVAIVGPDLRLDNFRTITQMAALVQRLSAAPDGGDA, from the coding sequence GTGAGCACAGTTCCGGAGCAGACCGAACGGGTCTCCGCCGACGTCGTCGAGCAGGAGCTCGGCGCCTACCTGCGGGAGCGACTCAACACCCCCGTGCCGAACGACACCGACCTGTTCGCGGCGGGGCTCGTCAACTCGATGTTCGCGATGGAGCTCGTCGTCCATCTCGAAGGGACGTACGGCGTCGCGATCGTCGGCCCGGACCTGCGGCTGGACAACTTCCGCACGATCACGCAGATGGCGGCGCTGGTCCAGCGCCTGTCCGCCGCGCCGGACGGCGGCGATGCCTGA